One genomic segment of Hordeum vulgare subsp. vulgare chromosome 2H, MorexV3_pseudomolecules_assembly, whole genome shotgun sequence includes these proteins:
- the LOC123429377 gene encoding mannose/glucose-specific lectin-like → MANFQITPSAAFVEITELNFSNLYLFHTPLGSNQNQSVIIDSNATTGLGSTVVNNWSICDGPSPGATVVARAQGLHIYAGNWENTFSITFEIERFKGSTLQVMGISVEEGEWAIVGGTGQFAMANGVIHKKFHEQRSDGNIIELTIHGFCPVLKSESLLTKLGPWGGNGGGDKDILEAVPRRLESITVSSGSIIDSIKFSYVDQTGQKHNAGPWGGSGGNQNTFVLGASEFVKEVSGTFGIYDKDRHNIITSLKFITNVKTYGPFGEAKGTPFTIAVQKNSSIVGFFARSGIYLDALGVYVRPL, encoded by the exons ATGGCCAATTTCCAGATAACTCCCTCCGCCGCGTTTGTAGAGATCACTGAGCTCAACTTCAGCAACCTGTACCTTTTCCACACGCCCCTCGGTTCAAACCAAAATCAGTCAGTTATAATAGACTCCAATGCCACTACTGGTTTGGGTTCGACTGTTGTTAACAACTGGTCGATATGTGATGGCCCTAGCCCTGGCGCCACTGTCGTTGCGCGTGCGCAAGGCCTGCATATCTATGCTGGTAACTGGGAGAATACTTTCAGCATAACCTTTGAGATTGAAAG GTTTAAGGGGTCAACGCTTCAAGTGATGGGGATATCTGTTGAAGAAGGCGAGTGGGCTATTGTTGGTGGGACGGGACAGTTTGCAATGGCAAACGGTGTCATCCACAAAAAGTTCCATGAACAAAGGAGCGACGGTAACATCATAGAACTCACTATCCATGGGTTTTGCCCCGTGTTGAAATCAGAG AGCCTTCTCACAAAGCTTGGACCATGGGGTGGAAATGGAGGGGGTGATAAAGACATTTTAGAGGCAGTACCAAGGCGACTAGAGAGCATCACTGTTAGCAGCGGCTCAATTATTGATTCAATCAAATTTTCTTATGTTGACCAGACTGGACAGAAGCACAATGCTGGACCATGGGGAGGTTCGGGAGGAAATCAAAACACG tttgtgctCGGCGCTTCTGAGTTTGTGAAGGAAGTTTCTGGAACATTCGGCATTTATGACAAAGACCGACACAACATAATAACTTCCTTGAAATTTATCACGAATGTGAAGACGTACGGGCCTTTCGGAGAAGCGAAGGGAACCCCTTTCACCATAGCCGTGCAGAAGAATAGTAGCATCGTTGGGTTCTTTGCGCGCAGTGGGATATATCTTGATGCGCTTGGTGTCTACGTGCGCCCACTCTAA